atctcattagaccaaatgccccttttaacacaacgcactatattatgtccaaaaaatattaatgtggaaaacataaatacccaagtcattgcattacttcctggagagacacaactctttctaagctctgacaaacttgactctgatcacaacaataaccatcttaaatgaccttacaagttctgagctggaattaccttttacacttaaacggcgtgtacaaagaaattttcaaataaacctttacactgtgccacacactttattgtttgctttctatttgcatcatctacaccgtcacactattctatatctcattcatacatcacgctctttgtcattcccaacaccaggggttggcgagcgaagcgagcagggggcggagccccctagtagtttgataaaacattaaaagaaaatacatggaaaaatgcaaaatgaagtaAAAGTCTGTgtgatgaagtgtttaaaatgaatatctgaatatttcttgtgtgtgtgtcttttattttttatttcactaaccttttgctcttaacTGGTGTCAATGACTCAACCCCACaacctgttgcttctttgaaagtcacatgactttacTGCCAAGTTATCCAGCCTCCGCTGACGATGAATCCGCTTGGTTATTTTCCAGTGAGGACTAAATATAACTCttttgacttctacctaaatgactgaaatcAGTATACTGTATTGCATATCccacaaaattcaataaattaaacatgatcgagttatgttcaaaagtggaacataaacaatacatgtaatgtaaagtaaattaatttttgtaaatttaacaacctgccattttccttttttcagtgaACATGAATTAAACCTCTTTAAAAGGGTTATGCCACTTTGTACTAATgactaaataaagtaaaaatgttttggaaCCAAAGGTACTTTCTCTTGTAGAGTTTTAGTTTTTTGGGGGTCTGTAAGTTCTGCTCTTAGAATGTAACTCACAAGTCTCTTTGCAGCCTGTCTGAGTTTTTTTCCAGAGCTATACGTTCTACCCAAAGTACAATATGCAGTATGTGATTCTTCACATTGGTGGTGCCCTTCTTCATTGTCCAGAATGTACTAATTCTAGTAGGCTATTCTTCCCCTTGTTAtagttgattttatttcattacagATGTACCTGACTGAACCAGAGAGTGTTGCTGGCCTGCTTTTCCCTTTCTTTCCCTCACCAggtaaacattttcatttgtttttctcaatgctAAAGAGTGAGAAGGATgtacacttgatttttttaattgattgttgatatatactttttctttaatttatccaGATAAACACCTTTTAAAAATCATACTGGAGACCTGGGCATTTTCAGACACATCACAGAAGTACCGGTTGATGTCGATGTTGTAAGCTTTGACATCTTACCTGGATTCACTAAAAGCTTGTTCATTCTTTGAGGCTCATTCAGTCTGAGACACTTCGACAGAAAAACAGAGGATTAATTATTTCTTCCACTTAAGGGTGATCACTAATATGGAAACTAATAGGTATACAGTGGATTATAGTGTGTTAAATGAGCTGAGGCTGGAAGGTAGCTTCTTCGATGTGGCCATCAGTGTTAATGGAGTGGTGTTTCCTGCTCACAAGAATGTCCTCTGCTGCTGTAGCGTCTACTTCAGGTGAGAACCACCATTTAGAGGGAGGGTATGTGTATTTGTGTGGGAGAATGGCTAGAAATTCAtcacagttataaaaaaaaaaaaaactaaagaagtgTGAATGGGTTCTCTGGGCAGACATTAGTGAAGTAACTGGCCAAAAGTAAATGAATTAGAGGAAACAAATGATAATGTGACTTGTAAAAGTGGCTACTCAGATTATCTTTACCCAGCAGCTTCTCATCAGCTATGTCTTTAAGTAATGACTCACTAATTCAGAGAGTAATTATTCAGTTCACTGTGGCTGATATTCTGAAATGGGCAGCAACAAAGACCGTAGATTTTGAGTAGTTAGTAGTGTTTGGGGGTGACTGGTCTTGGATATTCTTCTACATCAGAACTTGAAATCTGTGACACAGAAAGTGAAACTCTCTTTCCATGCAGAACCCTGTTCTCGAACAGGTGGAGTAGCAAGGAGAAGAAGGTCTACAACATCCCAGGTGTCTCTCCAGATATGATGGAAATGATCATCACATTCGCCTACACAAAGACTGTGCCTGTGACATCAGAAAATGTACAGCAACTGCTCGCTGTAGCCGACCAGCTTAACATACTGGGACTTAAAAACCTCTGCAGTGATTTCCTTGAGTCTCACCTCTGCCTAGAAAATTGTATTGGGATCTGTAggtttgcatattattattgcTGCCCAGACCTGAGACTCAAGGCATTCAGGTTTATCTTGTACCAGTTTGAGGATCTGGTCAGGGTGTCAGAGGAGTTTCTGCAGCTAAGTTTAATTGAACTGTCGGACATCATTGAGAAAGATGAGCTCAATGTCAGAAATGAGAGTCAGGTGTTTGATGCTGTCATGAGGTGGATCTACTACCAGGGTGAAGAACGCAAAGGAATCCTTGCCAATCTTCTCCCTAAGGTAAAAGACATTTCAGCTGTGATTTATTAGCATCTTGTACATAtgatacatttttgtgtttttgtgagaCTCATATAGctaaagtatttatttcttctcttGCAGGTGCGCCTAGCATTAAAAGACACAAAGCATTTTCTAGAGAGTGTGAAAAAAAGTCACCATATGAGTAAAAATGAGGAATATAAACTTTATGTTCTCAGAGCCATGTTGCAGATGATATATGATATTGGCATTAATGAAGCAACTACTCAAGAGCCCAGCTGCTCCACTGCTCACTGCCGCCTCCCCTACAGCATTTTGTTATCTATTGGGGGCTGGAGTAACATTCACCCCACCAATGCAATTGAAGCTTATGATTCACGTGCTAAGATCTGGACTGATGTGACATGTGAAACAGAGGCCCCCAGAGCCTACCTTGGAACAGCTTATACAAAGGGACACGTTTATTTTATTGGTGGATATGACAATGTGGAGTACTATAACAGGGTGCGTAGGTTTGACCCAGTGCAAAAGGTCTGGCAGGAGGTGGCACCTATGCATTCCCGGCGCTGTTTTGTTAGTGTGGTTGTTCTCGATGATCTCATTTATGCCATGGGAGGATTTGATGGTCACACCCGTCTTAATACAGCTGAAAAATTCAATTTAGAGGCCAATCAGTGGACACTGCTGTCTCCCATGAATGAGAGGAGGAGCGACGCCAGCGCAACCACACTGGATGGGAAGGTAAGCTAACAAAAGGGAATAAACTGTAATCGCTATAACATAGAATGAGTTAAGTATACCAAGAAGAACTGTTCAtaaagatttaaactttaaagaaaatgatGAAGGATATTGAATTTAGGTTTGAAATTGCAGAGAAGGTTTTCAAAAGTCAAATGGACATTTGTTACTGCAGTAATCAGTTTAATTACTTTTTTGATTACATAATACAAATCTAACTCAGATACTGTGGAATAAGAAAATGGCCCTTTCACTCTCTGCCCAATTCATTATGtcgtaaatataattttaaatggatacatttgccagttttgcctatcagtctacactcagtagctcataatgacaaagtgaaaaagtttTCTGCAAcgttttcagatttattaaaaaaaaatgctgaaatctctcattcatataagtattcatgCCTTTTATTCTGTACCTTGTAGAAGCCTCTATGGCAGAAATTACACcattgagtcttcttgggtaaatctctacaagctttgcacacctggatttgtgcTGTGtgttccattcttcctggcagattcttACAAGTTCCATTAGAatggatggaaagcacctgtaagctgccatcttcaggtctctccatgaAATTCTATCGAGTTAAAGTCTGGGccttggctgagccactcaaggacagtcagagacttgtactgaagccactccagcattgtcttagcTGTGTGCTTTGagtcattatcatgctgaaaggtgaaccattgcACCATTCTGAGGTTGTgtacactctggagcaggttttcttcaaggacatctGTGGATTTGACAGTGTTCATCCCTTCCTCAATTCTCaacagtctccctgtccctgccactgagaatcaccccatagcatgatgctgctaccaccaccatgcttcaccatagggatggtattagacaggtgatgagcagtcccTGGTCTTCACTAGACACAGTGTTTAGGATTCTATCCaaagaattcaatttttgtctcatcaggctAGAGAATCTTTTCTTCACACAGTCAGAGTTCTTTAAACCATCATGTGCCTTTTACCCAAGAGTGGATTCCATCTTGCCACTCTACAATAAATGCCTGCTGATGAAATGCTGCTGAGAAGTTCGatcttccaacaggttctcctatctccacagaagacttctgaagctctcttAGAGTAGCacttgggttcttggtcatctccctgaccaagacccttcttgCCAGGTTTGGTCAGACAGTCaactcttggaagagtcctggtggttccaaacatcttccatttcacacatATTGAGACCACTACACTCCTGGGTactctcaaagctttagaaatggattTATATCCTTGCCTTAATCAATGTCTTTCCACAATTTGATTGTAGAAATCTACAGAGTTTgttggacttcatggcttcatGACTTGCAGTGTGAACTGTGGGGCCTTATATACACACatttgtgtgcctttctaaaccatGTCCAATCAGTTCACTCTGCCGCAAGTGGACTTCGGTCAGgatctagacacatctcaagaagaattggcacaaacaggatgcacctgaacacaCTTTGGAGTGCTacggcaaagggtctgaatacttgtagaagtgagaaatttcagtttttgaaggaTGAATGACTGGGAACAGGGGCTGTATAATCCAGTACTCTCTTTGTGGAAAAACAAACTACCATCTTCAGATGATTctgaaattaagaaaaattacTTACTTCAAATATTTGCAGTGCAGTGAACAAAAAGTACATATGCAGTAgattctgaaagtattcagaccctaatGCTTATTGTACACTTCATTGAGTTGTAGATTATATTTTAAGTGGCTacatttaagtttttgtttttagtaaatttgtaaatgtttctggaagcatatttttactttgtcattatggcttATTGAGTGTAAACTGATGAGAAAAAATGGCAACTTTATTCATGTAGTACAGAAAGTGTCAGGGTCTGAGGATGTTCTGAATCCATTTTATATGTATTTCTTCTTCACTGCACTGCATATATTTTAAGTTGTTGGATTTAAATTCAGACTCATCTGAAGATCGTGCTTTGCTTCTGAACTTATAACAGAGTACTGGATTATACAGCCCCTGTTGCcagtcattcatccatccatattgGAACCTGTTTAATGTCatttcagagtccaaaacagtcTGAGCCTTTTCTTACACTATCTGGTACAAGACAGAAATCTCACGCCGgggcaatttaaagtcaccagttaatTCTAAAAACAAATATATCTTGGGCATCTGTGTGAACAATTGGAGTTCCCAGAGAAGCAGCAGTGTTGACATGTGAAAAAATGcttaaacttcacacagacaccaactgggccaggatttgaaccctgttTCCTGTAGCTGTGAGGCAAGTGTGCAAAGCCTTGTGCCACCCTTTTATCAAGCGAAAATTGGAATAGTCccacttttcattcttttttttttccatcagagGAAATGTTTTTTCCTACAGTAAAATGGAGCACAGATGGTATAAGATAACTGGCACCAGCAGCCGAAATTGGGTTTCTTTTCTGTCAAGCACAGGCACTGCTTCTCCAGATGGAAAGCAGTCACTTGAGGGGATTTAGATATTTGATAAAGATACCCACTGGGTATTTCCTGCAGAGATGATACTTTAATTTTGGAGGTCATTCTATGGTAGCCCTAGGATTTTCTTAAGAGATTTTTTCTCTTGTCTGGTCCAAGAATGCCAAAGTAGAGAGTACATTACTTTTGCTGGGGAAAATAGAAAATCTACCCAGCTTGCCATCCTGCCGTGGCAATCCTCCATAAGGAGCAGCATtctaaaaaactgataaaaatgcaTTGATATCTGATAGATCTGCACCTCATTAATCATTTTTTGAGCATGCTTTCAGTAGCAATATGGTTTGCAAAATATTGCTCACATGCCAAATGTAAGTCATTCAAAAATCCTTCTGGTCTGTGCTCATTAGAAAAACCCAGACTCAAGCTCTTGAGCAACAACTGAACTGGCATATTTCCTGTTACATTGCACCCCAGATATACAAgaaattctgtttgttttattccTCTTCCATCAGATGGTAGGCAGTTTAAATAGTGGCTAAGGCTGTGGATTATAAACAtctatgatcaaagtggagcatatgatattatttatcttgactatcagaaagcatttgataaggtgccacatgagaggttgggcatcaaattaaaagaagtggttgttcagggtgatgtttttagatgggtgcagaattggctcagacacaggaagcagagggtgatggtgcgaggaacctcatcagaactggccgatgttaagagtggtgttctacaggggtcagtgctagggctgctgctatttttaatatatataaatgatttagataggaatataagtaacaagctggttaggtttgcagatgataccaagataggtggattagcagataatttggaatccgttatatcattacagaaggacttggatagcatacaggcttgggcagatttgtggcagatgaaatttaatgtcaataaatgtaaagtattacatgcaggaaataaaaatgttaggtttgaatacacaatgggaaaatACACAGTcggaaaattgaaagtacatcttatgagaaggagtgTTAGCTtatagtccactatgactcctatcgacttccagccagtgttcagaagccattaagaagcctaacagaatgttaggttatataacacaatgtgcaaagtacaagtccaaggaggttctgctcaacctttataatgcactggtgaggcctcatctggagtactgtgtgcagttttggtctccaggctacaaaaagtacatagcagcactggaaaatgtccagagaagagtgactaggttgattccagggctacaggggttgaattatgaggaaagaataaaagagctgagcctatacagtttaagcaaaagaagattaagaggtgatgtgattgaagtgttatgaagggaattagtccagtggatctagacagttattttaaaatgagttcatcaagaatacggggacacagttggaaacttgttaaaggtaaatttcgcacaaacattaggaagtttttctttatacaacgAACGATAgccacttggaataagtgaccaagtagtatggtagacactaaggccggagttatacttcacgcgatgcatgctgcagcggaatctcctgctacgcaagcgttgtagtgtttatacttgcgcgcgtactttacgtaaatctggaggaatcagcctggtggcagtgcaagatattatcacggtgaaaACATGgtcagcttctctgtgttgtgaattgcctagaacactcattaaattccgatgacaccttaccacaatatctctgaaaaggatgtttattgattaaatccagggatgtgtccattccagcaagcattgggcacaagtgagaaacaatccctttaagatgcctcggctcatcgcaaggtgaatacaagcacacacatacactagcgtcattttagcggcaccaaatctgcatatctttggaaggaaactggagcacactgaggaaacccaacaggaaaacatgtaaaccccaggcagggaatatcagcgatgtgactccctgcaagacagcagcgctaacgct
The sequence above is drawn from the Erpetoichthys calabaricus chromosome 3, fErpCal1.3, whole genome shotgun sequence genome and encodes:
- the LOC114649535 gene encoding kelch-like protein 10, which codes for METNRYTVDYSVLNELRLEGSFFDVAISVNGVVFPAHKNVLCCCSVYFRTLFSNRWSSKEKKVYNIPGVSPDMMEMIITFAYTKTVPVTSENVQQLLAVADQLNILGLKNLCSDFLESHLCLENCIGICRFAYYYCCPDLRLKAFRFILYQFEDLVRVSEEFLQLSLIELSDIIEKDELNVRNESQVFDAVMRWIYYQGEERKGILANLLPKVRLALKDTKHFLESVKKSHHMSKNEEYKLYVLRAMLQMIYDIGINEATTQEPSCSTAHCRLPYSILLSIGGWSNIHPTNAIEAYDSRAKIWTDVTCETEAPRAYLGTAYTKGHVYFIGGYDNVEYYNRVRRFDPVQKVWQEVAPMHSRRCFVSVVVLDDLIYAMGGFDGHTRLNTAEKFNLEANQWTLLSPMNERRSDASATTLDGKIYICGGFNGDDCLLTAEVYYPETNQWSLIAPMTIQRSGVGVIAYKDEVYAVGGFDGENSLNTAEAYSPLTDTWRSVSSMITTRNNFGIETMEDLLYVVGGYDGNTISSKVECYNKETNEWQEVPDMNVGRSALSCCVLSGLSNIREYIVHREPLKPVRLSDDRRWSSFYNMTPL